The Engystomops pustulosus chromosome 1, aEngPut4.maternal, whole genome shotgun sequence genome has a window encoding:
- the LOC140122419 gene encoding ubiquitin-conjugating enzyme E2 G1-like, which yields MSEQSVLLLRKQLAELNKNPVEGFSAGLIDDDDIYKWEVLLIGPQDTLFEGGFFKVHLTFPVDYPLRPPKMKFITEIWHPNVAKNGDVCISILHEPGEDKFGYEKPEERWLPIHTVETIMISVISMLADPNSDSPANVDAAKEWREDPNGEFKRKVARCVRKSQEMAFE from the exons ATGTCAGAACAGTCTGTCCTTCTCCTGAGGAAGCAGCTCGCAG aaCTGAACAAGAACCCTGTTGAGGGATTTTCTGCTGGGTTGATAGATGACGATGATATCTACAAATGGGAAGTGCTGCTTATTGGGCCACAGGACACTTTATT TGAGGGTGGATTCTTCAAGGTGCATCTTACTTTCCCAGTTGACTATCCACTGAGACCTCCGAAAATGAAGTTTATCACAGAAATCTGGCATCCTAATG TTGCAAAGAACGGTGATGTCTGTATATCTATTCTCCATGAGCCTGGTGAAGATAAATTTGGCTATGAGAAGCCTGAGGAACGCTGGTTACCCATTCACACTGTGGAGACCATAATGATCAGTGTTATTTCGATGCTTGCTGACCCAAACAGTGACTCTCCAGCCAATGTAGATGCAGCA AAAGAATGGAGAGAAGATCCAAATGGTGAATTCAAAAGAAAAGTTGCTCGCTGTGTTAGGAAAAGTCAAGAAATGGCATTTGAATGA